A DNA window from Bos mutus isolate GX-2022 chromosome 11, NWIPB_WYAK_1.1, whole genome shotgun sequence contains the following coding sequences:
- the PPP6C gene encoding serine/threonine-protein phosphatase 6 catalytic subunit: protein MAPLDLDKYVEIARLCKYLPENDLKRLCDYVCDLLLEESNVQPVSTPVTVCGDIHGQFYDLCELFRTGGQVPDTNYIFMGDFVDRGYYSLETFTYLLALKAKWPDRITLLRGNHESRQITQVYGFYDECQTKYGNANAWRYCTKVFDMLTVAALIDEQILCVHGGLSPDIKTLDQIRTIERNQEIPHKGAFCDLVWSDPEDVDTWAISPRGAGWLFGAKVTNEFVHINNLKLICRAHQLVHEGYKFMFDEKLVTVWSAPNYCYRCGNIASIMVFKDVNTREPKLFRAVPDSERVIPPRTTTPYFL, encoded by the exons CGGCTATGTGACTACGTTTGTGACCTCCTGTTGGAAGAGTCAAATGTCCAGCCAGTATCAACACCAGTAACAGTGTGTGGAGACATACATGGACAG ttttatgaCCTTTGTGAACTATTCAGAACTGGAGGTCAGGTTCCTGACACAAACTACATATTTATG GGTGATTTTGTAGACCGAGGTTACTATAGTTTGGAGACCTTCACTTACCTTCTTGCACTAAAGGCTAAATGGCCTGATCGTATTACACTTTTGCGAGGAAATCATGAGAGTAGACAGATAACACAGGTGTATGGATTTTATG ATGAGTGCCAAACCAAATATGGAAATGCTAATGCCTGGAGATACTGTACCAAAGTTTTTGACATGCTCACAGTAGCGGCT TTAATAGATGAGCAGATTTTGTGTGTTCATGGTGGTTTATCTCCTGATATCAAAACACTGGATCAAATTCGAACCATTGAACGGAATCAGGAAATTCCCCATAAAGGAGCATTTTGTGATCTGGTTTGGTCAGATCCTGAAGATGTGGATACTTGGGCAATCAGTCCCCGAGGAGCAGGTTGGCTTTTTGGCGCAAAGGTCACAAATGAG TTTGTTCATATCAACAACCTAAAACTCATCTGCAGAGCACATCAATTAGTGCATGAAGGCTATAAATTTATGTTTGATGAGAAGCTGGTAACAGTATGGTCTGCTCCTAATTACTGCTATCGTTGTGGAAATATTGCTTCAATCATGGTCTTCAAAGATGTAAATACAAGAGAACCAAAGTTATTCCGGGCAGTTCCAGATTCAGAACGTGTTATTCCTCCCAGAACGACGACGCCGTATTTCCTTTGA